The following nucleotide sequence is from Lysobacter panacisoli.
CGACCTTGCCCTTGAACACGCTGTACGACCAGTACGTGTAGCCCAGGATCGCCGGCAGCAGCACGATCAGGCCGACCAGCACGAAGCCCTGCGAGGACGGGTGCGAGGCCGCATCCCAGATGGTCAGGCCCGGCGGCACGATGTTCGGCCAGATGCCCAGCACCAGGCCGGCGAAGCCCAGCGCGAAGAAGCACAGCGTCAGCACGAACGGCGCCGCATCGCGGCCCTGGCGCATCGCCGCGCGCCACAGCGCGAACGCGTTGAACAACGCCAGCAGCGGCACCGGCGCCAGCCACCAGAAATTCGCGCCCTCGAACCAGCGCGCCATGATCCGCGAGTCGAGGAACGGCAGCCACGCGCTGACCAGCCCCATGAACGCGACCACCACCAGCACCAGCGGCCGCGTCAGTCCGCGCGCGATCTGCTGCATGCGCCCTTCGGTCTTCAGGATCAGCCAGGTCGAGCCGAGCAGCGCGTAGCCGAACACCACCGCCACGCCGGTCAGCATCGAGAACGGACTGAACCAGCCGAACGCGCCGGCCATGTACTTGCCGTCCTGCAGCGGCATGCCTTCCACCAGCGCGCCCAGGATCACGCCCTGCGCGAACGCGGCGAACATCGAACCCAGCGCGAACGCCGCGCCCCACGCCGGCTTGGCGCGCTGCGCCTTGAAGCGGAACTCGAACGCGACGCCGCGGAACACCAGCGCGATCAACATCAGCAGCACCGGCAGGTACAGCGCCGAGAGAACAACCGCGTACGCCTTGGGGAAGGCCGCGAGCAGGCCCGCGCCACCGAGCACCAGCCAGGTTTCGTTGCCGTCCCAGATCGGCGCGGCCGTGTTCATCATGTGGTCGAGCTGGTGCTCGTCCTCGGCGAACGGCGCGAGGATGCCCAGGCCGAGCACGAAGCCGTCGAGCACGACGTACATCAGCACGCCGAAGCCGATCACGCCGAACCAGATCACCGGCAGTACGGTCGCCATGTCCATCAGACGCCCTCCTCGAGGTTCTCGCCCGCGGCCGAGAGCGGACGCGCGGGTGTCTTCTCGCCGCCCGCGGTGTGCTGCGGCGGCTCGTGCGGCAGCGGGCCCTTCTTCACCAGACGCGTGAGGTACCAGATGCCGGCGCCGAACACGATCGCGTACACCACCGCGTACACGATCAGCGAGGTCAGCACGCTCGATGCGGCGAGGATCGGGCTGACCGCATCGGCGGTGCGCAGCAGTCCGTAGATCACGTACGGCTGGCGGCCGATCTCGGCGACGTACCAGCCCGAGAGGATCGCGACGAATCCACCCAGCGTCAGCAGGCGCCAGCCGTGCAACGCCACGCGCGATTGGTACAGCCGGCGTCGCCAGAACAGATACAGCGACCACAGCACGAGCACCAGCATCAGCGTGCCGACGCCGACCATCACGCGGAACGCGTAGAACACCGGCTTCACCGGCGGTCGCTCGCTCGCGGGCACGGACTTGAGCGGTGGGATCTCGCCGTCGAGCGTGTGCGTGAGGATCAGGCTGCCGACCTGCGGGATGGCGATTTCCAGATCGTTGCGCTCGGCCTTCTCGTTGGGCACGGCGAACAGGATCAGCGGAATACCCTCGCCCTTGGGCTGGTGTTCCCAGTGCCCTTCCATCGCCGCGACCTTGATCGGCTGGTACTCCAGCGCCTTCAGACCGTGCTGGTCGCCGACGAAGACCTGCGCCGGCACCGTGATCGCGGCGAAGATCACCGCCGCCTTGAGCATGCGTTTGCCCGCATCCACGTGCACGCCACGCAGCAGGTACGACGCACCGACGCCGCCGATCACGAAGCACGTGGTGATGAACGCCGCCAGCACCATGTGCGCCAGGCGCAGCGGGAACGACGGATTGAACACGATGTCCCACCAGCTGTCGGGCTGGAGCACGCCATCGACGATCGTGTAGCCCTGCGGCGTCTGCATCCAGCTGTTGGCGGAGATGATCCAGAACGTCGAGATCAGCGTGCCCAGTGCGACCATCAGTGTCGAGACGAAATGCATCTTCTCGCTCACGCGGCCCCAGCCGAACAGCATCACGCCGAGGAAGGTCGCTTCGAGGAAGAACGCGGTCAGCACTTCGTAGCTGAGCAGCGGACCGAGGATGTTGCCGGCCTGCTCGCTGAGCGTCGCCCAGTTCGTGCCGAACTGGAAACTCATGACGATGCCCGACACCACGCCCATGCCAAAGGACACGGCGAAGATCTTGATCCAGAAGAAGTAGAGGTCCCGCCAGAGGGTGTCGCGGGTGCGCAGCCAGCGCCATTCGGCGAAGGCCAGCCAGCTCGCCAGGCCGATGGTGAAGGCGGGGAACAGGATGTGGAACGAGATCACGAAACCGAACTGGATCCGCGACAACAGCAGGGCATCCACGGCGTTACTCCGGTGCTAACCACGCTGAGGCGGCATTGTGCGCCGCGTCATGTGAAGAGGAAAGGCCGACCATGACGCATGACCCGATCCGGCAAAGCTCGGGACTGATACGCTGCGCCGGTTTTGTCCAATCGTGCCGGTACGAACTCATGCCATCGCGTCCCATCCGTTTCGCTCCCGCCGCATCCGCCTTCGCGGTGTCCGCCCTCTTCCTGGCCTGCGCCGCGCATGCGCAGACGCCGGTCACCCTGACCGAAACGATGGCCGATCCGGACTGGATCGGTCCGCCGGTCGAACAGGCCTGGTGGGCTTGGGACGGTCAGCGCGTGCAGTACCAGCTCAAGCGCGAAGGCGCGGCGATCCGCGACACGTGGCAGCAGGGCATCGCCGGCGGCTCCGCGGCGAAGCTCGATGGTGCCGCACGCGCGGACCTCGACGCGCCGCGCGCGCAGATCGACGCCGCACGCACGCGCATGGCGTTCGTGCGCAACGGTGACGTGTTCGTACGCGACCTGCGCAACGGCGCGCTGACCCAGGTCACGCGCAGCAACGAGGACGAGGCGCAGCCGCTGTGGAGCAGCGACGGCAACCTCATCTTCCGCCGCGGCAACGACTGGTTCCAGTGGCGTGCCGGACAAGGCACGAGCGAAGCGGCGATCGTGAAGGCTTCGATGGATCCCAACACCGCGCCGAAGGCCGACGATCTGCGCGATCGCCAGCTGGCGATGGTGACCACGCTGAAGACCGACCGCGACCAGCGCGAGGCCGCGAAGAAGCAGCAGGAAGCATGGCGTCGCGCCGATCCCTCGCGTGCTCCGTCGCCGGTGTACCTCGGCGACGACGTGGCGATCGACGACAGCGCGCTTTCGCCCGACGGCAAGTGGCTGCTCGTGGTGACGACGACCAAGGGCGCCGACGCCGGCAAGGGCGGCAAGATGCCCAAGTACGTGACCGAGTCGGGTTACGAGGAATTCGAGGACGTGCGCACGCGCGTCGGCCGCAACGCGCCGCTGCCGCACAAGTTGTGGCTGGTCGATGTCGCCAACGCGAAGGCCAGCGAGGTCAAGTTCGATTCGCTGCCGGGCATCAAGGACGATCCGCTCGCGGCGATGCGCAAGGCGGCGAAGCAGGACCCGATCAAGGGCGACCGCGCGGTGCGCATCGAAAGCGACGGCGACGGTTCCGGCCCGGCGATCCACTGGAGCGCCGATTCCAGCCAGGTCGCGCTGCTGGTGCGCGCGATCGACAACAAGGACCGCTGGATCGCCGGCGTCGATCTCGCCAACGCGAAGCTGGTCACGCGAGATCGCCTCACCGACAACGCGTGGATCAACTGGGGTTTCAACGAGTTCGGATTCACCGGCGACAATGCGCTGTGGTTCCTGTCCGAACGCAGCGGCTACTCGCACCTGTACGTCAACGAAGGCGGCAAGTCGCGCGCGCTGACGTCGGGCAAGTGGGAAGTGTCGTCGCCGACGCTGTCGGCGGACGGCCGCACGTTCTACTTCACCTGCAACCGCAAGTGGCCGGGCGACTACGAAGTGTGCGCGGTCGACCGCAGTGGCGGCGACGTGCGTGAAGTCACCTCGCTCGACGGCGTGGAGGACTTCTCGCTCTCGCCGGACGGTTCGAAGGTGCTCGTGCGCCATTCGTCCAGCTACATGCCGCCGCAGCTGTCGGTGGTGAATGCCGCCGGTGGTGCCGCCACGCAGCTGACCGACACGCGCAAGCCCGAGTTCAAGGGCCGCGAATGGATCCAGCCCGAATACGTACAGGTGCCGAGCAAGCATGGCGCCGGCGTGGTGTGGGGCAAGTTCTACGGTCCGAAGAATTACGAGCCGGGGAAGAAGTATCCGATCGTGATGTTCGTGCACGGCGCGGGTTACCTGCAGAACGTGTCGGAGCGTTACCCGAACTACTTCCGCGAGCAGATGTTCCACAACCTGCTGGTGCAGCAGGGCTACGTCGTGCTCGACCTCGACTACCGTGCGTCCGAAGGTTACGGCCGCGACTGGCGCACGGCGATCTATCGCCAGATGGGTCATCCGGAACTCGAGGATTACCTGGACGGCCTGGACTGGCTGGTCGCCAACAAGCAGGGCGACAAGGATCACGCCGGCATCTACGGCGGTTCCTACGGCGGCTTCATGACCTTCATGGCGCTGTTCCGTTCGCCGGGCACGTTCAAGGCCGGCGCCGCGCTGCGCCCGGTGGCGGACTGGTCGCAGTACAACCACGAGTACACCAGCAACATCCTCAACACGCCTGAACTCGATCCGCAGGCCTACAAGGCGTCGTCGCCGATCGAGTACGCCGACAAGCTGCAGGACAACCTGCTGATCGCGCACGGCATGATCGACGACAACGTGTTCTTCAAGGATTCGGTCGTGCTGACCCAGCGCCTGATCGAACTGCGCAAGGACAAGTGGGAGATCGCGCCGTACCCGCTGGAACGCCACAGCTTCACGCGTTCGGACAGCTGGTACGACGAGTACCGTCGCATCCATGAGCTGTTCGAGCGGACGCTGAAGTAAGCGCTTGCTTCTCCCTCCAACGTTGCGCCGTCCCTCTCCCCTTGCGGGAGAGGGACAGACCGCCGAAGGCGGTCAGGGAGAGGGCTGCCGCACCGCCCTCCCCTCTCCCTCGGCCGCTTCGCGGCCTTTCCCTCTCCCGCAAGGGAAGAGGGATGTCAGTCAGGGCGTCGCCGCCGCTGTCGCCGTCGCCGGCGTCGCATCATCCTTCGCTTCAGTCCAGCTGCTGTCCGGATCGAACGACTTCATCGCCTTCGCCTGCGCTTCGCCGTTCGGACCGAGATCCTTCTCGAACACCTGTCCGTCGGTGCCGATCATGAAGCTCATCACGCCGGTGTCGTTGTACTTCGCCGGCCATGCGACGAGCGCGAATCCGCGCGTCATGCGGTTGCCGATGCGATAGTCGTGCGCGCCGCCGGGCGCGGACGCCCCCTGTGCGGTGAGGATGCGGTAGCGGTAGCCGAGGTAATCGCCCTTGGGCAGTTCGTCGCCGAACAGTGGCCCGAGCGGACTCACGTCGCTGCTGTCGTCGTCGGGCCAGTAGAGGCCATCGTGCTCGCCGTCGCTGCTGAGGATGCGCTGCGCGTATTCGAGGACGCCATCGCCATTGTGGTCGGTCTCGGCGTAGTCGAGCTGCGCATCGCGATAGGCCTGTACCGCCTGCAGCACAGCGAGCTCATTGCGACCAATGCGGCGCACGCGCATTTCCTCGCCGCCGGCCTTCGTGTCGAAGCGCCATCCCGCCTTGTCCTGCTTTAGCGGGATCGGCAGTGTCCATCCCTCGTTGCCGACCGCGACCTGCGCCTTCGCGCCGTCGGCGACGACCCGGTGCGACGCCTTCCACTGCGCGAGGAACGCATCGACGTCCTCGCGGTCGATGCCTTCGGTCGGGATGTAGTCGCGCCACGTGGCGCCCAGCACCTTCTTCATCGCCGCCTCGTCACGACTCTGCACCGCGGCGGTGAACGCGTCGGCGGCGGCTTCGGCGGTCGGAAACGCGTCCTGCGCGAAGGCGGACGCGACCGGCAGCAAGGCGAACAGGGCCAGCGTGATCTGGATCGGACGCTTCATCGACATTCCTCCTGATCTTCCGTCAACCGCGACGATGTCCGCCGCCGCCACGCGACTGCCGCTGCACCTGATGCCCGCCCGATCGCGAGGCCTGCGGACGCTGTGCAGACTGTCGACTGGCCTGCCCGCGGTTCGCCTGGGCGCGCGCTTGCTGCGGATGGCTCGCTCCAGCGAAGGCGTTGTTGCGCGAGACATCGTGAGCCCGTGGTTGCGCACGCTGTTGCTGCGGTCGCGGCGTGTGCGTCTGCGAACGCGGTTGCGCACGCGCCTGCTCTGCATGACGCGAGCGAGCCTGCTCGCGCGCCTGCGTGTTGGCGTGTGAGGTTCGTTGACCGCTGCCGGCCCGCGCGCCGTCGTGGCGCTGGCCCTGCGTGCGCGCGGCCGCCGTCTCGCGTGCGCGATCGCGCTGTCCCGCCTGCCCCTGCGTGCGGTTCTGAGCGACGTCGCGCGCGCGATCGCGCTGCGCCTGCGTGCCTGCACCGCCCTGTCCGGGACGCGAGTCGAGCCCGCCCGGACGTTCGCGTGCTTCGCGACCGGCTTCGCGCGCACGGTCCTGCGCCTGGCGGTTGCTCGCCGCCGGCGCCTCGAAGCCGCGCCGCTGCATTTCCTGGCGTGCACGTTCGCGATTGGCCTCGTGCGCGGCATCGTTGCCTCGGAACGCCTGTCGATTCTCGGCGCCGGGCATGCGCTGTTGCCCGAACTGCTCGCGACTGCGCGAATCGCGATATGGCGTGCCGCCACGGAAGTTGGAATCGTGCCGCCAGACGTTGCGGTCGGAACTGATCTGGCGATTGGTATTGATGTTGTTGTAGCGGTTCACGTCGATATCGACGTCGCCGCCGTGCCAGTCCCAGTCTCCCCACAGCGCGTCGGCGACCGCGACACCGGTACCGAAGGCCAGGCCGGCGACGATCGCGCTGCCCGGATACCACGCCGGCGACGGCGGGTAATACGGCGGCGGGTACGACGGATACGGCCAACTGCCGTAGACCGTGGTCGGGTTGTAGCTCGGCACGTAGACCACTTCGGGATTGGTCGGCGCGATCTCGATGATCGTGTCGCCGCCCGCGGGCGGCGGTGGCGGCGCGGCGCTTCCCTCGACTGGTGCAGGCGCGGGCGCGGCCTGCGCCGGTGCGACTGTCACCGTCTGCTGCGGCGTCGATTGCAGGTTGCCCGCAGCCTGTGCCGCGCGACGAAGGCGCTGCACGGCGTCCATCACGTCGCCCGGCTGTGCAAGGAATGCATCGCCCAGACGCTGCACCCAGCCCGGATCCTGGCCGAGCGTGTCGAGTACCTGCGGGAACGCCACGAGCGACTGCACGCTCGGATCCCAGGGCTGATCGGCGACGAGTTTCACCGCCGCGTCGCCCTTCGAGTCGGGATGCGCCTTCGCCCACGTCACCGCATCGGCGACATTGCCCGGATAGGTCGCCGCCATCAGCACCTGCGTCAGCAGCGGATCGGGATACAACGCGATCGGCGCGACCATCTGGTCGAGCTCTTCCTGCCCGAACACCTTCTGCGCCGCCGCCTGTGCTGCGGGCGCGGGGGCCGTCGCGGGCACCGTGGCCGGCGGTTTTGCCGGCGTGGCGGGCTCCGGCGTATCGCGCGAGCACGCGGACGCCAGCAGGATCGACACGGCACAGCACAGGCGAAGCATGCGCATGGGGCCTCTCCATTTGCCCGCGACGGCCGAAGCGACGGCCCCGAATGGGCGGCGGCTATGATGCGCGCCATCCCCGCTACGTTCCTGTGAACATGACCGAGCCTGTCCCCGGCTTCGATGCCGTCCGCGATTACCTCACCGGCCTGCAGGACCGCATCTGTGCGGCCATCGAAACGGCCGACGGCACTGCGCGCTTCCGCGAAGATCTCTGGGAGCGCGCCGAAGGCGGCGGCGGGCGCACCCGCGTGCTGCGCGATGGCGCGGTGTTCGAGCAGGCCGGCATCGGCTTCTCCGACGTTTCAGGCACGAAACTGCCGCCGTCGGCGACCGCGGCACGGCCGGAACTCGCCGGCGCTTCATGGCGCGCGGTCGGTGTCTCGCTGGTATTCCATCCGCGCAACCCCTACCTGCCGACGACGCACGCGAACGTGCGCCACTTCCGCGCGATCCGCGACGGCGAGACGGTGGCGTGGTGGTTCGGCGGTGGCTTCGACCTGACTCCGTTCTATCCCTTCGACGAGGACGTGCTGCACTGGCATCGCGTCGCGCGCGAACTGTGCGAACCGTTCGGCGGGCAGTCGCGCTACGACAAGCACAAGCAATGGTGCGACGAGTACTTCTTCCTCAAGCATCGCAACGAGACGCGCGGCGTCGGCGGACTGTTCTTCGACGACCTGCACGAGGACGCGACGCGGGACTTCGATTACCTGCGCGCAGTCGGCGACGGATTCCTCGACGCCTACCTGCCGATCGTCGAACGCCGCAAGCACACGCCTCACGGCGAGCGCGAGCGCGATTTCCAGCTCTACCGTCGTGGCCGCTATGTCGAGTTCAACCTGGTGTTCGACCGCGGCACGCTGTTCGGCCTGCAGTCGGGCGGACGCACCGAGTCGATCCTGATGAGCCTGCCGCCGCTGGTGCGCTGGGAGTACGGCTTCGCGCCGGAACCCGGCAGTGCCGAGTCGCGCCTGGCCGATTACCTGCGCCCGCGCGACTGGCTGGTCGAACTGCGCTGACCCGCGCGACTCACACGCGCTCGTCGTCCTTCGCCTCGTCGCGCACGACGATGGTGATGTGGCCGTTGGTTTCCAGCAGCGCGAGGTGGATGCGATCGACCTCGCTGCAACCGGCCTCGCGCATCGACTTGGCGAAATCGTCGCGGCTGACCAGCTCGCGCCGCAGCACTTCCTGGTAGACGTGGCCGTTGCGCGCGAGTACCACGGGCACGCCTTCGAGCAGTCGCTCGGCGCGCTTGTTGCGCGCGGTGACGAATCCGACGATCCAGTTCAGCACGATCAGTGTCGCGGCCAACAGCAGGCCGCCCGACATCGATGTGTCCTTGCCCAGCAGCGCGTTCTGCACCGCGTTGCCGAGCAGCACGATCAGCAGCATGTCGAACGCGGTGAACTGCCCCATCGTGCGCTTGCCCGACAACCGGATCATCGCCAGCAGCACCACGTACACGACCACCGCACGCAGCACGAACTCCCACCACGGCATCGACATCTCGAACATCGCACGCCTCGCCAGCTACGGTTTGGCAGACGCTAGCCGCTGGCGGGCGCATTGGTAAGCCCCGACGGCGATCGCGGTCGAAGATCGCGGGGGGAGAGGCGAAGCGCGCGCACCGAACCCGTCCGGAGCACCAGCCCCCTTGGTAAGGGGGCGCGGCGGCAGCCGCGGGGATCGGAAGCGCATAGTGGGGCCCGAAGTTTTGCGCAGCGAAACTTTGGGTTTTTATTGCCCTGCGTAAAACGCAGGCAATAAAAAGCCCCGCAGGCAGGGGGGGCCGGCGGGGCTGGGGAGCGGGACCTGGGGAGGGGTCTTCGCTCCGGGATCACTCCAGGGGAGGGAGAGATCAGCGACAGGCGTTGCACCTGTCGCGACCTATATGACCATTCCGCACATGGATGGTTCGTGAAGATAACCGTTAACAAAATGTTGGATTCAGGAAGGATTCATGCGTTTGGAAACGTTTTTTCCCGGGATTCCCGTTCAGACAGGAATGGCCCCGGTGATGGCATGAAACCTGTCGGACCTGAATCCGACGAACGGTAGGCGCAGGCGTCAGTGCGCCTCGTCCCAGTTGGCGCCCACGCCGCTGTCCACGACCAGCGGAACCCGCAGGCCGGCCGCGCTGGACATGCGCTCGCGCGCTTCGGCGACCAGTGTATCGACGAATCCGGCCTCGACCTCGAACACCAGTTCGTCGTGGACCTGCAGCACCATCAGCGCGCGATCAGCGTGGTCGGCCAGCCAGCCGTCGATTGAGATCATCGCACGCTTGATGATGTCGGCGGCCGTGCCCTGCATCGGCGCGTTGATCGCGGCGCGCTCGGCGCCCGCACGCAGGCCCGCGTTGCGCGCATGGATGTTGTCCAGGTACAGGCGGCGGCCGAACACGGTCTCGACGTAGCCCTGGTCGCGCGCCTGCTGGCGGGTGCGTTCCATGAAATCGCGCACGCCCGGATAACGGCTGAAGTACAGCGCGATGTAATCCTGCGCCTCGCCGCGCGCGATGCCGAGCTGGCGGGCCAGTCCGAACGCGCCCATGCCGTACATCAGCCCGAAGTTGATCGCCTTCGCGGCCCGACGTTCGTTGCTGCTCACGTCATCCATCGCCTTGCCGAACACTTCCGCCGCGGTCGCGCGGTGGATGTCCGCGCCCGACTCGAACGCGCGCAGCAGGCTCGGGTCCTCCGACAGGTGCGCCATGATGCGCAGCTCGATCTGCGAGTAGTCGCAGGCGACGATGCGGCGGCCTTGCGGCGCGACGAACGCCTGGCGGATGCGGCGACCGTCCTCGGTGCGGATCGGGATGTTCTGCAGGTTCGGATCGCTGGACGCCAGCCGTCCGGTCGCCGCGCCCGCCTGGTGGTAGCTGGTATGCACGCGACCGGTATCGCGATTGACCATCTCCGGCAACTTGTCGGTGTACGTACTGCGCAACTTCGACAGACCGCGGTACTCGAGGATCACGCGCGGCAGTTCGTGGTGCTCGGCGATCGCCTCCAGCGCTTCCTCGTTCGTCGACGGCGCACCGGACGGCGTCTTCACCAGTGCCGGCAGCTTCAGTTCATCGAACAGCAACTGGCCCAGCTGCTTGGGCGAATCCAGGTTGAAGGTGCGTCCGGCGAGTTCCGTCGCCTTCTGCTGTGCGGCGAGCATGCGCTTGCCGAGATCCGCCGACTGCCGGCGCAGTTCGTCGGCGTCGATGCGCACACCGTTGGCTTCCACGCGTTCGAGCACCGGCACCAGCGGCATCTCGATCTCGCGGTAGACGTGCGCCAGGCCGGATACCGCCTCCACCTTCGGCGACAACACGCGGTGCAGGCGCAACGTGATGTCCGCATCTTCCGCGGCGTAACGCGTGGCGTCCTCGATGGACACCTGCGAGAACGGAATCGACTTCGCGCCCTTGCCGGCGACGTCCTCGTACTTGACCGTCTCGTAGCCGAGATAGCGGCGAGCGAGCGAGTCCATGTCGTGGCGCGTGGCGGTGGCGTTGAAGACGAAGCTTTCCAGCATCGTGTCGTCGGCGTAGTTGCGCACCTCGATGCCGTTGCGACGCAGTACGTGCAGGTCGTACTTGCCGTGATGGCCCATCTTCTTGCGCGCCGGATCGGCGAGGAGCGGTGCGAGTGCGGCCAGCGCCTCGGTACGGTCGAGCTGCTTGGGCGCGCCCGGATAATCGTGCGCGAGCGGCAGGTAGGCGCCGCTACCCGGCTCGACCGCAAAGCTGATGCCGACCAGGCGCGCCTGCATCGGATCGAGCGAATCGGTTTCGGTGTCGAACGAGAACTCCTCTGCTGCGCGCAGGCGTTCGAGCCAGCGATCGAACTGTTCGCTGGTCAGCACGGTTTCGTATTCGCCCGGCGCGGACAGCGCGGGATCGGTCGCGTCGGCCGGTGCTGTGGCGCTGCGCGCATAGCCGGCCGCGGTGTTGCGCACACCGGACGGACTGCCGGGATGGTCTTCGACCACCGCGCCCGGGCCTTCCAGCTCGCGCAGCGCCTGCTTGAAGCCGTAGCGCGCGTACAGCGTGCGCAGCGCGTCGACGTGGCGCTCGCGCAATACAAGATCGGTCGGACCGCGGTCGAGTTCGACGTCGGTATGGATGGTCGTGAGCGTGCGATTGAGCGGCAGGCGCGGCAGCGCGGCGCGCAGGTTCTCGCCGATCTTGCCCTTGATGCCGTCGGCATGCGCGATGACGGCGTCGAGCGTGCCGTACTCGCCCAGCCACTTGGCGGCTGTCTTGGGCCCGCACTTGTCCACGCCCGGAATGTTGTCGACGCTGTCGCCCATCAGCGCCAGCAGATCGACGATCTGGTCCGGCCGCACGCCGAACTTCTCTATCACCGCCGCGTCGGAATCCAGACGACTACCGCTCATCGTGTTGACCAGCGCGATGCCGGGGCGCACCAGCTGGGCGAAATCCTTGTCGCCGGTGGAGATGGTGACGTCGATGCCCTCGCCCGCCGCGCGCAGGGCGAGCGTGCCGATCACATCGTCGGCCTCCACGCCGTCCACGCGCAGGATGGTCATGCCCAGCGCCTCGACGATCTCGCACATCGGCTGCACCT
It contains:
- the polA gene encoding DNA polymerase I; protein product: MSNPAPTAPRRLVLIDGSSYLYRAFHALPPLTNDAGEPTGALFGVVNMLRATLKERPEFVAFVVDAPGKTFRDDLYPEYKANRAAMPDDLRAQVQPMCEIVEALGMTILRVDGVEADDVIGTLALRAAGEGIDVTISTGDKDFAQLVRPGIALVNTMSGSRLDSDAAVIEKFGVRPDQIVDLLALMGDSVDNIPGVDKCGPKTAAKWLGEYGTLDAVIAHADGIKGKIGENLRAALPRLPLNRTLTTIHTDVELDRGPTDLVLRERHVDALRTLYARYGFKQALRELEGPGAVVEDHPGSPSGVRNTAAGYARSATAPADATDPALSAPGEYETVLTSEQFDRWLERLRAAEEFSFDTETDSLDPMQARLVGISFAVEPGSGAYLPLAHDYPGAPKQLDRTEALAALAPLLADPARKKMGHHGKYDLHVLRRNGIEVRNYADDTMLESFVFNATATRHDMDSLARRYLGYETVKYEDVAGKGAKSIPFSQVSIEDATRYAAEDADITLRLHRVLSPKVEAVSGLAHVYREIEMPLVPVLERVEANGVRIDADELRRQSADLGKRMLAAQQKATELAGRTFNLDSPKQLGQLLFDELKLPALVKTPSGAPSTNEEALEAIAEHHELPRVILEYRGLSKLRSTYTDKLPEMVNRDTGRVHTSYHQAGAATGRLASSDPNLQNIPIRTEDGRRIRQAFVAPQGRRIVACDYSQIELRIMAHLSEDPSLLRAFESGADIHRATAAEVFGKAMDDVSSNERRAAKAINFGLMYGMGAFGLARQLGIARGEAQDYIALYFSRYPGVRDFMERTRQQARDQGYVETVFGRRLYLDNIHARNAGLRAGAERAAINAPMQGTAADIIKRAMISIDGWLADHADRALMVLQVHDELVFEVEAGFVDTLVAEARERMSSAAGLRVPLVVDSGVGANWDEAH